The DNA region AGCTTGCTCCCCCATCATAAAACCATGCTGCACAACTGTAGATAGAGCAGGTGTTGAAAACTGAGATATTAACCCATCGGTAAATCCCATTATAGCAACATCTTCCGGAATTTTAAGTTTTTTCTCTTTTGCAACTTTCATAGCTATAGCTGCATAAATTTCGTTCACACCTAAAACGGCATCGGGCCAAACTTCCAAACTATTAAAATAGGTTTGAATCTGTAAATTTATATCTGTCTTATCGTTTACTTTAAAAATTAAGCTATTATCAATTTCCAGACCCGCTTCTTTAATGGCTTTTTTATAACCTAGCGTCCGTAACGCACCTACGTTTACATGAGTTGGCGTAGTTAAAATACAGATTCGCTTACGTCCAATATCCATAAAATACTTAGTAGCTTTATAACCTGCTTCTTCATCATCAACCACAACTTTGTCGCAATGCACTTCCTCTGCAATCCTATCAAATAAAACGAGTGGAATATTGTAATCTTCCAACTCTTTAAAATGATCAAAATTACCTAACTCTAGGGTTTCTTTGGCAATGGAAACTAGCACTCCATCAACACTTCCGTTAGATAGCATCTCAAGGTTTAATTTTTCCTTTTCATACGATTCATTAGACACACAGACCATGACATTATAATTTTTACCGTTAGCCATTTTTTCAATACCACTGATAATTTCTGAAAAGAAATGATGCACAATTTCTGGAATAATTACGCCAATAATCATGGTCTTTTTATTCCTTAATTTTAAAGCAGTCATGTTAGGCCGATAATGATAAAAATCAGCAAAAGCTTTTATCTTTTCTCTCAACTCCTCACTAATTTCATGGCTATCATTTAATGCCTTAGAAACCGTTGAAGTTGACACCTCTAATTCTTTCGCTATATCTTTTAATGTTATTTTACCTTTCATCTATATTTTAAAAAATTCCAATAAAATTGGTTGTTTTTTATTGATTTCACTTTTTTCACACTAGAATTCAACCAAAAATACAAAAAGTTATCAACACGAAACCGTTTTCGTACTGTTTCGCATTTGTTAATGTAGTGTTTAGGGTGTAGTTTTACAACGTGAAATGTTAAAAGTATTGATTTTAATTAGTATTAACTCAAATTAAATTAAATGAGAAATTTTAAGAATGCCTTATTGGGCATGTTATTTCTTTTTCCACTAATAGCCTCGGCTCAAATTAGCGTAAAAGGAAAGGTAACCGACAAGGCCACAGGTATGGAATTACCCGGGGTGAATGTTATCGTTAAAGGTACTGTTAACGGTACTGTAACGGATTTTGACGGTTTATACACCATAGACAATGTAAATATCGGAGATATACTGGTGTTTTCATTTATAGGGTTTAACAATTTAGAAGTTACCATAAATTCTAATGCCGACATTAATGTGGCAATGGAAGAGTCTGCCGAAAGTTTGGAAGAAGTGGTAATTATAGGTTATGGTACTACTACCAAAAAAGATGCAACGGGCTCTGTTTCTTCAGTAAAGGCTGAAGATATTAATAAGGGTGCCATTGCTTCTCCTGAACAATTGTTGGTTGGTAAAGTTGCTGGTGTACAAGTAACTACTGGAGGTGGAGCTCCCGGTACGGGAAGTAGTATACGTATTAGAGGTGGTTCTTCATTAAGTGCAACTAACAATCCTTTAATTGTTATTGACGGAATTCCTATTGATAACGATGGTGTGTCTGGTACTAGAAACCCCTTAAACATCGTAAACCCAAACGATATTGAATCGTATAGTATTTTAAAGGATGCTTCTGCTACGGCTATTTATGGTTCTAGAGCATCTAACGGAGTAATTATAATCACAACAAAGAAAGGTAAAAGTGGTGGTATTAAAGCCAATTATACCGCAAATGTTTCCGTACAAGAAAACGTACAGTTTGTTGATGCTATGTCAGTAGATGATTATAAAGCCTATGTAAATGCTAATGGCACTGCTACTGATGTTGCTTTATTGGGCAATCAGAACAACAATTGGCAAGACCTTATTTTTCAAACAGGTGTTGGTACCGATCATAACATTAGCCTGTCAGGCGGTAGTAATAAAATTAACGTTAGGGGTTCTATTGGTTATACCAACTTGAATGGTACTTTAAAAACTTCTAAGTTAGAGAGAGGAACTTATGCACTTAATGTTGGTACTAAATTCTTTGATAATAAATTAAAGGTTGATGTAAACGCGAAGGCTTCATTAATTGCCAATCGTTTTGCAGATCAAGGAGCCATAGGTAATGCCATTTCTTTTGACCCTACACAACCTGTTTATGACAATAGCCTACCATTTGGTGGCTATTTTGAGTGGACAAGTGCTGTAGATGGTAGAGCGATTAAAGTAGGTGCTCCTAAAAATCCATTGGCACTGTTAGAACAAAGAAGAAATACATCAAGTGTTCAACGTCTAATTGGAAATGTTCAATTTGATTATAAATTACATTTTTTACCAGAATTGAGAGCAAATCTTAATGTAGGTATTGATAAATCAAGTTCAAAAGGCAAGAATAATATTTTCAATTCTGCGACTACAGAATTAGCAGATGGTACTAACTTAGGCAATATGGCTACATACGATCAACAAAAAGAAAATAAGTTGTTAGATTTTTATTTGAATTATGTTAAGGACATCGAGTCTATTAACAGTAAAATAGATTTTATGGCAGGTTATTCTTATCAGAACTTTTTAAATGAAGGTGGAGATATTAGTGACATACAAGACAGTAACATAAGTCAAGTAAACGACTATTCTAATGTACTGAACCTTCAATCGTTTTTTGGTAGGTTAAATTATACTCTGGCCAATAAATATTTATTTACACTTACTTACAGAACAGATGGGTCATCAAGATTTAGAGGTGATAATAAATGGGGACATTTTCCGTCAGCAGCTTTTGCTTGGAAAATGAAAGAAGAATCTTTCTTACAAGACTCCAATACTATTTCTGACCTAAAATTACGTTTAGGTTGGGGTGTTACTGGACAACAAGATATTGGAGACGATTATCATCCTGCTCTTGCTACCTACTTATTAAGTACTAATACCGCCCAATATCAATTTGGTAATGGTTTTATATCAACGTATAGAGCAGAACCGTATAATACCACATTAAAATGGGAAGAAACAACTACTTACAATGTCGGTTTAGATTTTGGTTTTATTAATGATAGAATTAACGGTAGTATTGATGGTTATTTTAGAGAAACTGTCGATCTATTAAACTTTATACCATTCCCTGCGGGTTCATCATTATCTAATGCTGATTTTGCTAACATTGGTAGTCTGGAAAATAAAGGTATTGAGCTGACTTTAAATTTAATTCCTATTCAAACCGATGATTTGGATTTAACATTATCTTTAAACGGTGCATGGAGCGATACTGAAATCACAAAATTAACTACTAACGAAAGTCCTGACTATGTTGGTGAACCTGTTGGTGGTTTTTCTGGTGGTGTAGGTAATAATATTCAAATACATACGGTTGGATATGCTCCAAACTCATTTTATGTATATGAGCAAGTTTATGATGCCAATGGTAAACCGTTAGAAGATGTTTATGTAGATCGTAATGATAATGGTATTATTGATTTAGGAGATAGATATCGATTTGAAAAACCAACTGCTGATATTACTGCTGGTTTTTCTACAGACTTAAATTATAAGAACTTTAACTTTACCATGTCTTGGAGGGGTAGTTTTGGAAACTATGTTTATAACAACGTAGATTCTAACCTTGGATTTAAACTTAATTTATTAAATACAGCCTTTCCAGAAGTTATTTCAAATGGTGTAGAAAATGTATTAGAAACAGATTTTATTAACGGTGGTACAGAAAGGTATCTATCTGATTATTATGTACAAGATGCTTCATTTGTTAAATTGGACAATGTAGGTATTGGTTATAATTTTAACAGTGTATTTGGTGAAGGTACAAACCTAAAACTAAATGCTACTGTACAAAATGTATTGATTATTACTGATTACGAAGGTTTAGACCCTGAAGTTTTCGGAGGAATTGATTATAATATTTATCCTAGACCGAGAATATACACTTTGGGTCTTAATTTAAACTTTTAAATAGATAAAGATGAAAAAACACATTTTTAAAATAACATTTTTAAGCGTAATGTTAGGTTTGTTTACCTTAACATCGTGTTTAAAAGATTTGGATACAAAACCCAATGATGATGATATCGCTTTGGCGGACGAAGTATTTGACAATCCTGCTTCTTATAAACAGGTATTGGCTAAATTATATGCAGGTTTAGCTATTAGTGGTCAACAAGGCCCGGCAGGTTTACCCGATATTTCAGGTATTGACGAAGGTTTTAGCCAGTATTTAAGACAGTATTGGTTAGCACAAGAAGTAACTACAGACGAGGCTGTTATTGGCTGGGCTGATGGTAGCTTACCTGATTATCACGAACACGATTGGAATTCTGGCAATGAATTTGTCAGAGCATTATACGATAGAATTTTTTATCAAATAAAAGCATGTAGTGCTTTTTTAAAGCAAACCACACCAGATGTTTTAAGTGGTAGAGGTGTTGATGGCGAATTATTGAACGATATAAATACCTATCGTGCAGAAGCTCGTTTTTTGAGAGCACTGAGTTATTACCACGCACTTGACTTTTTTGGCAATGTTCCTTTTATTGATGAAGATGACCCTATTGGGTTCTGGACACCTGAACAAATGAGTAGAGCTGATTTATTTAATTTTGTAGAAAGCGAGTTGTTGGCTATTGAAAGTGAATTGGTAGCTCCAAAGGCAAACGAATATGCTAGAGTAGACAAAGCTGGGGCTTGGGCATTATTAACAAGACTATATCTAAATGCAGAAGTTTATGCAGATCAAGCAAAATATACCGAAGCTATTAGTTATGCCAATAAAATTATTAATGCCGGTTATACGTTGGAATCTGAGTACGAAAACTTATTCTTAGCAGATAATCATACTGCTGATGGGGTAATTTTCCCTATAGCTTTTGATGGTTTACGTACACAATCCTATGGAGGTACAACCTTTTTAATCCATGCCGCTATAGGTGGCTCTATGGTTCCGGCCGATTTCGGTGTCAATGGAGGCTGGGGCGGTAATAGAACTACAAAAGCTTTAGTTAACTTGTTTAATTATGACTTTAATAGCACTGCTGCCAATAATGCTATTGGAGCAGCTTCAAACTGGGGTATTGTTGGTGACCTAACCGATTGGGGCGGGCAGCCGGACATGACACTTTATCAAACAGGAACGGCAAATGTATATCAAGCTTATTATCAATTACCTGATGCTGAAATTAAATTCAGGCCTGATAACACTTGGGGCAGCGATTTTGGTGATAACGGAAGTAATATTAATGTTACTGCCGGATTGTACAGAATTACAATCAATACAGCAGATCAAAGTTTTACCATGGAGCTATTGGCAGATTCAAGAGCCATGTTTCATACCGACGGACAAAATTTAGAAATTGAAGAAATCCCAACCTTTACCGAAGGTTATGCTATAACTAAATTCAAAAATGTAGATAGAGACGGCAATCCTGGATCAGATACGAAAGGGGATTTTACCGATACCGATTTTCCATTGTTCCGACTAGCAGATGTATATTTAATGTATGCAGAGGCTGTGTTAAGAGGTGGAACTGGTGGAGATGAAGCTACTGCAATAGGCTATATAAACGAATTAAGAACAAGAGCAAATAGTCCTGTTTTAGTTACCTCAATAGATTTAGACCTTATCCTTGACGAAAGAGCAAGAGAATTATATTGGGAAGGACACCGTAGAACGGATTTGATTAGATATGGAAGATTTACCGATGGTGGTTATACTTGGCCTTGGAAAGGTGGTTCTAAAGACGGAGTAAGTACTTCAAATCATTTAGATTTATTTCCAATACCATCTACAGATTTAAATTCGAATCCGAATTTGAAACAAAATTCAGGTTACTAATTATAAAAAAATAAAAGATGAAAAATATATTTTATAAATTATTACTATTAGTAGTAGCTCCACTAGTCATGGTAAGCTGTGATGATAATGCTCCTTTAACTGAGTTAAACTCAAGTGCTAGCGTTACTGCAAATTTATCAAATGCTAGCGTAGTTTTAGAACGTGACAATGCTGACGGCGAAGCATTGACTATTACATGGACACAACCTAATTTTGGCTATAACGCGGCTCCATCTTATACCATTTACATGGATAATGCAGGAGACAACTTTAGTGAGCCTGAGACTGTTACTACAGGTAAGGAATTGCAAAAATCTTTTACCGTAGCCGAGTTAAATTCTATATTGTTGAATTTGGAATTAGAGGAAGGCACAGCTACTGATGTTGAAGTAAAAGTTG from Aureibaculum sp. 2308TA14-22 includes:
- a CDS encoding LacI family DNA-binding transcriptional regulator, with product MKGKITLKDIAKELEVSTSTVSKALNDSHEISEELREKIKAFADFYHYRPNMTALKLRNKKTMIIGVIIPEIVHHFFSEIISGIEKMANGKNYNVMVCVSNESYEKEKLNLEMLSNGSVDGVLVSIAKETLELGNFDHFKELEDYNIPLVLFDRIAEEVHCDKVVVDDEEAGYKATKYFMDIGRKRICILTTPTHVNVGALRTLGYKKAIKEAGLEIDNSLIFKVNDKTDINLQIQTYFNSLEVWPDAVLGVNEIYAAIAMKVAKEKKLKIPEDVAIMGFTDGLISQFSTPALSTVVQHGFMMGEQAAEMLLDRIQKDESVVKFNQKVISTDLKIRESTEKTE
- a CDS encoding RagB/SusD family nutrient uptake outer membrane protein, with protein sequence MKKHIFKITFLSVMLGLFTLTSCLKDLDTKPNDDDIALADEVFDNPASYKQVLAKLYAGLAISGQQGPAGLPDISGIDEGFSQYLRQYWLAQEVTTDEAVIGWADGSLPDYHEHDWNSGNEFVRALYDRIFYQIKACSAFLKQTTPDVLSGRGVDGELLNDINTYRAEARFLRALSYYHALDFFGNVPFIDEDDPIGFWTPEQMSRADLFNFVESELLAIESELVAPKANEYARVDKAGAWALLTRLYLNAEVYADQAKYTEAISYANKIINAGYTLESEYENLFLADNHTADGVIFPIAFDGLRTQSYGGTTFLIHAAIGGSMVPADFGVNGGWGGNRTTKALVNLFNYDFNSTAANNAIGAASNWGIVGDLTDWGGQPDMTLYQTGTANVYQAYYQLPDAEIKFRPDNTWGSDFGDNGSNINVTAGLYRITINTADQSFTMELLADSRAMFHTDGQNLEIEEIPTFTEGYAITKFKNVDRDGNPGSDTKGDFTDTDFPLFRLADVYLMYAEAVLRGGTGGDEATAIGYINELRTRANSPVLVTSIDLDLILDERARELYWEGHRRTDLIRYGRFTDGGYTWPWKGGSKDGVSTSNHLDLFPIPSTDLNSNPNLKQNSGY
- a CDS encoding SusC/RagA family TonB-linked outer membrane protein, with the translated sequence MRNFKNALLGMLFLFPLIASAQISVKGKVTDKATGMELPGVNVIVKGTVNGTVTDFDGLYTIDNVNIGDILVFSFIGFNNLEVTINSNADINVAMEESAESLEEVVIIGYGTTTKKDATGSVSSVKAEDINKGAIASPEQLLVGKVAGVQVTTGGGAPGTGSSIRIRGGSSLSATNNPLIVIDGIPIDNDGVSGTRNPLNIVNPNDIESYSILKDASATAIYGSRASNGVIIITTKKGKSGGIKANYTANVSVQENVQFVDAMSVDDYKAYVNANGTATDVALLGNQNNNWQDLIFQTGVGTDHNISLSGGSNKINVRGSIGYTNLNGTLKTSKLERGTYALNVGTKFFDNKLKVDVNAKASLIANRFADQGAIGNAISFDPTQPVYDNSLPFGGYFEWTSAVDGRAIKVGAPKNPLALLEQRRNTSSVQRLIGNVQFDYKLHFLPELRANLNVGIDKSSSKGKNNIFNSATTELADGTNLGNMATYDQQKENKLLDFYLNYVKDIESINSKIDFMAGYSYQNFLNEGGDISDIQDSNISQVNDYSNVLNLQSFFGRLNYTLANKYLFTLTYRTDGSSRFRGDNKWGHFPSAAFAWKMKEESFLQDSNTISDLKLRLGWGVTGQQDIGDDYHPALATYLLSTNTAQYQFGNGFISTYRAEPYNTTLKWEETTTYNVGLDFGFINDRINGSIDGYFRETVDLLNFIPFPAGSSLSNADFANIGSLENKGIELTLNLIPIQTDDLDLTLSLNGAWSDTEITKLTTNESPDYVGEPVGGFSGGVGNNIQIHTVGYAPNSFYVYEQVYDANGKPLEDVYVDRNDNGIIDLGDRYRFEKPTADITAGFSTDLNYKNFNFTMSWRGSFGNYVYNNVDSNLGFKLNLLNTAFPEVISNGVENVLETDFINGGTERYLSDYYVQDASFVKLDNVGIGYNFNSVFGEGTNLKLNATVQNVLIITDYEGLDPEVFGGIDYNIYPRPRIYTLGLNLNF